Proteins encoded together in one Lathyrus oleraceus cultivar Zhongwan6 chromosome 5, CAAS_Psat_ZW6_1.0, whole genome shotgun sequence window:
- the LOC127082681 gene encoding secreted RxLR effector protein 161-like: MEEPVYTHWKALKRILRYIQGTVSLGMFYSNSEKYKLVGYSDSDWCGDIDDRKSTSGYVFFMGNTAFTWLSKKQPIVTLSTCEAEYVAASWCVCHAIWLRRLMSKMELEQKDATIIQVDNRSAIELAKNPVNHERSKHIDVRFHFIREHVKEGSVELKHVVSKNQAADIFTKPLPKEIFDRGKKLIGMMNRRNI, translated from the coding sequence ATGGAGGAGCCAGTTTACACACATTGGAAGGCATTGAAGCGAATTCTGAGGTACATCCAAGGAACAGTGTCACTTGGGATGTTTTATTCGAATTCAGAGAAATACAAGTTGGTTGGTTACTCTGACAGTGATTGGTGCGGAGACATAGATGatcgaaaaagcacttctggataTGTGTTTTTCATGGGAAATACTGCATTTACTTGGCTTTCTAAAAAGCAGCCAATAGTAACACTTTCGACATGTGAAGCAGAATATGTAGCAGCATCCTGGTGTGTTTGTCATGCAATATGGCTCAGAAGATTGATGAGTAAAATGGAACTAGAACAGAAAGATGCTACAATAATACAAGTTGACAACAGGTCAGCAATTGAGTTAGCAAAGAATCCAGTAAATCATGAAAGGAGCAAACACATTGACGTTCGTTTTCACTTTATTCGAGAACACGTGAAGGAAGGAAGTGTCGAATTGAAGCATGTAGTAAGTAAGAACCAAGCAGCagacattttcacaaaaccactaCCAAAAGAAATCTTCGACAGAGGCAAGAAATTGATAGGGATGATGAATAGAAGAAACATTTAA